Sequence from the Castanea sativa cultivar Marrone di Chiusa Pesio chromosome 12, ASM4071231v1 genome:
TGTGCTTTACACCAAACACACAAGaaggataaaaaagaaaaccacaaTATATGGAAATCCTCGCATAACTAACCAAATCTAAAATGGAGGGGTAGGAATGGAAAAGAGAGGGAACTGACAATGTAGAggaataaattgaaaaatgcaaatgttttaacaaattaatatacaaaatagaattatgACTACACAGAACATACAAATAAGCAACTTAACTGATTTACAAATTTCTGAACTTCAAATTTGTGTCAATAAGTACATCTAACATATTTTACTAAAAAGGAATTCCCAAAAACAACAGGAATCATCTGGAAGTAATCTGGTAATAGATATTAATTATGAACAAAGAATGAGTAATGGCAGTGCTCTTTTCATTCCCACCAATCTCTAGTTTTACCGCTTGTGATCTTCAGATTGGATTTTTTTCGTCATCAGGAAGGGCTGACATGCAGGATTCCGCAACCACATATGCTTTTCTAAAGTACTTTTTGTGAACCTGGTATTCTTTTCCACCTCAAATTagatactaaaataaaatataaaagaatacTCCCACATAATGTAGGCTAAGTGAAAACTTAAAGACAAGAAACAGAAACAATTATGCAACAACAATGTTAATTAGAGCCAAGAAGAAGACAGGAAAATATGTGCCAATAAAAGGGCTATGGAAATATTTACATCAATTAAATATACTCAGTATAAAAATTTCACGAAAATCTATTTATAATAGTTACAAAAATATCAGAACTATCAATTAACCTGGTAAGTACCATATAGTTTTGGTAAACTATGCAGATACATACCTTGCTACTATAACAATACCTACTGCACATGCAGATACATAAGGTTGAGGCATCAAAGCTTCTGCCTCCAATGACCCAAATTCCGTTGGAAAAGCTTCAAATAAAAGGTAAAGAAAAGAAGTTTCAAACAGCCACCCTTCAATCCCACGAGTATAAAAtactgaaaattattttattttatttttctgataAGTGTAAAAAATGGAGAATCATTGAAATACAAGAGTCTATTTTGAAATCCAACAACAACCAACATAATCATTTGATGTAAAGGCTGAATTTGGAAATTCTATATCATAATACTCAGTCTAGGTGTGTTAATAGTCTACCACAGAAGCCAACATACACGTTGACAAATCATATTGAACTGCCATTATTTGCCTCGATACAAAGGGCAAGATTACTAGGAAGGGACCGTGGAGTTGTTTTCCAATCCATGGAAGCTGCCTTACGCGGATCACTGATTATTGGAAATGTCACACCATTATTTCAGGGGCAGGGGCATCCTGTGTCACTCCAGGAAAGTTAGCCATCATTGAAATGTTATGAAATCAAGGCTCTagatttaatattaaaaaattatcataaaaatcACTTTAAACCAAAATGATAGTTCAGCTAAAACAGTAGAGTGGCCTGAACCTAGTTCACCAATCATGGATAAATGATTAATACCTCAAACCAAGAAAAACTTGATAACAGCACTGGATGATAATAGTTCAGCAACCCAACACCTACATATGAATGGCAAACAGAAGTTTCAGACAACAAGCCCTATATTTCTTACCATCTTCAAAATTAGACAGGTCTGGTGTCTTGCAAATTGCAACCAGTGCAGTATGGCATGACCTGCGAACACAACGACATCAAAGAAATTAATTTGAACCcactctaaaaattaaaaaaaaccaacctatcttcaaaaaccaaaataattataatcttaaaaaaaaaatgaactcaaaatatcatttttagaCCCTAGAAAAGGTAATAAAGcatgaaaaattatatcttttattcGTTAGTGAACACAGTACACACAGCTGATGGATCTTGAATCCAAAGTTGTGACCTTCACCTTGTTCATACAAGGGAAGAAATGCcacctaaactagatttcattGGAGTATGAGACAAAATAGGATATTATGACCTTCAAGTATCATGGACTGCCAACATAAATCCCTACCTAATAATCTTAGATGCATTTGAGTTGAATACATAGTTCActcaaaatgaaaatgagtaaaacaaaaaaaaccaaaaaactttTGACTTCTTCCTTGTACTAAAACTTTCCAGCAGCCATTAAAATGAACCATCAGCAACAGAGTGAAACCATCATATCACATTAAAAGGACTCAGTATGAAATTCAAGATCAAAATCATATAATGATTCATTAACCAACAAAGGACACGTATCAATTCAATAGGAAGTCAATTCTCAAATTAGAATATCAAGAAGCATATGCTTAACAGCTTCATTACCCAATTCACTGAAAAAAGAACagataaaaataacaaacaagTTTCATTAACCAATTCATAAATATACAGACCTTGAAACCCTTATAAACCAGGCCCTTCTCAAAAGCTTGGCAAAGACCCACCACACACTCTCCATGAAGATCAAGTCCATGGGCCTGTACCCATCCTTGTAGCCAATCCACTGCCCCATCCTCCGCACTATCTTCTCCCACTCCACGTACCTATCAATCCTATGATCCATTAATACGAATTAGAATATGTTCATAATTCAAATCAAAGAAATGCTGatttaacaccaaaaaaatataacgTACAGACCTGGTGACAATGATCCTGCACTCCTCATGCGAATTGCCAAAACCAACAACAAGCACATCAAACTGTATTACCATTAGCCTGCATTGTGATAACCCCATCTCTTTCTTGGCacttatatactattttttgtttcttcatcaatttatattcttttactAATATCTTTGATACCACAGTCAAATACAGATGGAAATAGGATTACTACAATTGAAGTAGAAACAGAACACAAGTTAAACAAGGATATCAGTTGAAGTACAAGCATAACCAAGTTAAACAACGTTATAATTGAAGGAGATTACTAATATCTTTAGGCTGCAACTCCCAGCTACCCTGCTTAGGGCTAAGGACACTATCATATTTAGAAACTACCATTACTAGTATATAAATGAacagtgaaaataaaaaacgcTTAAAAACAGTAAACCTTGAAGAACCAGAAACGCAAAATTCTTTATATTTACTAATTCATTACTATACAACttctgaaactaaaaaaaattaatcaattacaaTGAAAAAATGATTTACAAATGCAAACAAAATGTTTGCTATGTCTCAATTCGCACGAACAGTAAAAGTGACAGGAGGTTGGCAACCCATGATTGCCACAGGATGGATCTGTCTGTAACATGTTCGCTTCACTGCAGCAGGGATgtcctcttcttcctcttcagatgatgaagaagGAACAGGTATAAAACTCGGCAAAGCTGAAGGACATCGTTGCGATTGAGGCTTTACTTCAAGACTCTTCTCATCTGAAACTTTAGCCTTTACTTCAAGACTCTTCTCATCTGAAACTTTAGCCTTTTCTTGAATGTATACTTCATCACCCTCATCTGATTCCAGTAAAAAGATGTGACGCAATAGCTCTGTAGCCGTCAACCTCTTCACAGGATGCCTCACAAAGCAGCAACTCAAGAAGTTCTGGGCTGCTTTTGAGATATGGGGTGGAATCGTTGGTGACTCAGTAGCTATCCGAGACATAAGTTCGGATTTAGGGGTAGAAGCCCACGGTGGTTTTCCAGTCAACATCATCAGCACACTACACCCAAGTGCCCAAATATCTGAAGGCGCTTCCTGAATTCCATACCTCACCATTTCAGGAGAAAAGAACAAATGTGTGCCTCTGACACCACTAGCATCTCTCGCATTCTGCCTCTTTGCCAACCCAAAGTCTGCAACTTTAGCAACATAACCGTCCCCATTAGGTACTAACAGGACATTGTGAGGCTTGATATCACAATGTACAAACCCACGGTCATGTATTTGCTTCAATCCAATCAAAATAGACCGCGTACAATTCCTGACTAGGACCTCAGGCATTCCAGTACCAGAACCATATTTCTTGATAAAATCTGCCAAGCTTCCTGAAGCAAGCTCAAGAAAAACGTTGTGGATGATGTCACCAGAGCTGGTGGTTGTGATGTCTGATCCAAAGTATTGAATTACATTTGGACACCCTTTTAAAGCCTGAAGAAACTGTTGTTCAATTGAGAGTGAAGATGGTCCAGAAGTAGTGTTTTCTGATTTCACAGCCATGATTGGAGGAAATCCCAAACAGGGTTTCTTCAGTTTGGCAACGAAAACAGAACCAAACCCTCCACGGCCAAGCAATTGGCCTCTGCTCCATGACGGTGCTCTGTAACCCAGAGAAACCTCACCACCGGCAATGTAGTCCTCTCTGCTTCGCTTAATCCCTCCCATGATACAACCAGAAGACTGAATTTCAATTGATTGGTAGAAATTTGTATCAAACAATGGGTTTGAAGAGAAACAAAGAGTGGGGTATACGAAACAGTAACTTTGCCGAAAAGTGGAATAAGCAGTGGTTTCAAGAAAGTGGGtttgaagagaagagaagagaagagaagagaaacagAGTAGTGTGTTCTTGTTTCAGAACGGTCGAATAATTTTGATGCTTTTTTTCGACGCTGACTATATATATACGTCGGTTTAAGGGTTGGAGTTAACGGTCGGATAATTTCGAACTCGAACAACAAAAGTTTACGAATTCGTTCCGGAAAAcctttattttgatttttaaatttttaatagctAATAAGCCGGTGGTAGGATAAAAAGACTTTATGAATatctttaaggaaaaaaaaaaaagcttctaatttcaaaattaaataaataaatgtaagtacttttaaaatttttgtatttattttttacattaattaattgattaattaattataatatcatgaatctcttttttttaatatttttttaatctagtgTATGAGTCAGGTTATTAGTCACTAATTGAACTAGTTGTCATTGATGAAATCGTAAcgacaaataaatatttttttaaaatttaaaaccttttttttgaatgagaaaaccttttttaaaaaattggtaattttttttcatatttaattttactttaattaattataaaattaaatctcttacttttcttttttggttctttaaaaaaaaaattaaaagtaattttGAAACCTATTTTTTGCTAACCCATTAAGAGTAGGGtggcaaaatcaacccaaactcATTTGAGCATCCAAACCCACCCACTTGAATGAAACTCAAACCTACCCCATTACTAACTGAGTTCAATGGGTATTAACCCAATTaaatccaattaacattaatatttattggattctaaatttctaattgaGTACCCAATTAGACCCAATTATGATCCAAGTATCATTTCTACAAATCAATGAACTCTAAAATACTCCAAAACCACttgaaattaccaaaatatcccatAAGCCCAAAATAGtcctgaaacccaaaaaatgaccaaaatgccccccaaaacttgaaaattacaaaaaatacgcccaaaaccaaaaaaataaccaaaatagctctgtaacctaaaaaaagaccaaaatacccccaaaacctaaaaattaccaaaatacccctaaaaccaaaaaataaccaaaataccccaaaacctaaaaaaaattaccaaaattcctctaaaacctaaaaaatgacgaaaataccgctgaaacccaaaaaatgaccaaaataaccctaaaacttgaaaattactaaaatacctccaaaacccaaaaatgaccaaaataccccaaaaacctaaaaattactaaaataccccaaaacctacaaaatggccaaaatacccccacgaaacccaaaaaatgaccaaaatacccccccaaaacccaaaaaatgaccataatacccctgaaacctaaaaattaccaaaataccccccgaaacctaaaaaatgaccaaaatacctctaaaacacaaaaacgaccaaaatactcctcgaaatctaaaaatgaataaaataccccaaaaactaaaaaatgaccaaaattcctttgaaacctaaaaaatgaataaaatacccctgaaacccaaaaaattgaccaaaacacccccaaaacccaaaaaatgatcAACATAcctttcaaacccaaaaaaatgaccaaaatacccttaaaacccaaaaatgaccaaataccctcgaaacctaaaacatgaacaaaataccctcaaaacccaaaaaatgaccaaaatacccccaaaacctaaaaattaccaaaacaccctccgaaacctagaaaatgaccaaaatacccctaaaacccaaaaatggCCAAGATTcctttaaaacctaaaaaatggccaaaatacctcccaaacccaaaaaaaaagaccaaaatacccccaaaacccaaaaaaatgatcaaaatacttttgaaacccaaaaaataagcaaaatacccctgaaacttAAAAAGTTGTCCAAAATAATGGCGAAgcttaaaaatgaccaaaataacctagAAAcctgaaaatgaccaaaatacccccaaaactcaaaaaatgacaaaaacacCCACTAAATCTAAAAAAggatcaaaatacccctaaaaaattaccaaaatatcctcaaaactataaaatgacaaaaatacccctaaacctttaaaatgacccaaataaacccaaaacctctaaaatggcCACAAACAACCTGAAACCTTTAACATTACCAAAAATATCTTGAAACCTCTAAAACGACCAAAATTTCTCTAAACTTAtaaaacgaccaaaatacccccattTTTAGGGTATGTTGTGACATTTCGatcatttttgtcaatttttaggtttaaggggtaatttggtcatttttaggtttctaggttattttggtcattttttaggcttCGGGactattttggccatttttcaAGTTTCGAGGgtaatttggtcaatttttaggtttcaaggttgttttggtcattttttaggcttTGGGGGTATTTCagttaaattttaagtttcaatggtatttcgatcattttttaggtttaaggagtattttggtcataagGTTTCtaggttattttggtcaatttttaggtttcggagttattttggcaattttgataggtttcggaggtattttggtaactTTTAGGATTCGGGagtgttttggtaattttttgggtttcaggggtattttggtcgttttttagatttcaatggtattttggtcatttttaggtttcaagggtagtttgatcattttttgggttttggggggattttggtcatttttaggtttctaggatattttggtcactttttgggtttcaggggtattttggccattttttggatttttggatttttgttaatttttaggtttcgatggtattttggtcattttttgggttttgggggtattttggtcattttgtaggtttgggggtattttggtcatttttgaggtttatgggtattttggtcattttttgggtttcgaggtattttattcattttgttGGGTTCagggttattttggtaattttaaggttttgggggtattgtggtcattttttaaggttttagaGTACTTCAGTCATTTTCActttaggggcattttggtcattttgataattgggtaattgggtgggttggggtttacccgtaataattgggttgggtttagGTTAGAAGCAATTAGTTAAATGGGTTTTAATGGGTAAATGAATTTTATACACCCAACCCAATTATGCCCACcccaaacccacccatttgAATCAGTTTGAGTTTCGAGttgttgtttgtgtttgtttgagTTTCGGTGTTGAATCGGTGAGTTTTGGTGTTGAGTTCGGTGTTGACTCTAATTGAGTTTCAGTGTTGAATCAGTCTGAGTTCAGTGTTGAATTGGTTTGAATTTCGATGTTGAATTAGTGGGTTGCTTGCtggtttgggtgtgggtttTTTCTAGGCTTGGTGAGTGGTGGTGGGTTGCTTAGTGTGGGTTTGGTGAGTGGTGGTGGTGAGCGGTGGAGggcttttttttgggattttttgtttgtggtgGATGGTGATGGTAAGTATTTTTTTGTGGTGGTGAGTGCAATGATGGTGGGTAGCAGttctgatttgggttttgtattttttttttttttttgggtttgtgggtaTGGATATCTAATCAGTGGTTTGGAGTTTGTGGCTATGGGTTGGCTGTGAGATTGTTGGTTGATCgtggtttgggtttttggttaattttgtgGGTTTGGTGGATGGCGGGTAGCAATGGGGGTAGAATAGAGAGatgggagagaagagagaaaaatagatttgtttatattatttaattgtgtaagttgtattattttattgagttgtataaaaaaatagaaactaacTAGGATGTTGagtgagttgtaaaataaaatggtaaaatagataaagtaggttttttgcATCCCcgaatgctaatgctctaattGTGAGTGTTACTTAACCTTGAGCTTTGGACTTTTTTATCCTAATAACAAATAATCACCGTCCCTCCTAAACCTATTGTCACCCTCCTATATACCATTGGTATTTCTTGTTGCAAAATCTCCTACacacataattaaaaattatattgataGATTTTAAGCTAATGGACCAGCTTAAGTGGATGGAGTATAGAGGCCTGGGCAAGATCAAGCTTTAGACTTTGATCGTATCTCCAAGACAATATTTTGAATAGAACCTAAGATTGTGTCTTTAACATGAATCTTGTTggttcaaaaaaacaaaagtgtaAAGACTAATTATTGTttgtttgggaaaaaaaaaacttttaacttttaacttttgtcTCTTtgttttaatacaaaattagcttcttcttcttctttttaactttttgtaaCACATTTAGAAAAAagctatataaaataaaattaaagtctTTGTATCATATTTAGCAAATAAGCGCCGAAACTTCGAGATACCTAAATGGACACTAActcaaaactacaaaaaatgaATTCTCGCAACTTagctttttagattttttttttttttctttcttttagaatAACCTTTTTGGCTAATTTGATTATATGCAACCGTTTAAAATCTCACTTTTCTAATTACAACCATATTTTAACTAGCTTTTAACAAAATACTATACCCAAAAGCATGTAGAATATAAATTGACTTCTAGCTTGGGAAGTACATAAACTTCTTAGTCAAGAATAAATTGTCCAGCCAAGTGCTCTGTAATTCAACTAATTGGTACTTTTAGTATTTCCAACCAAGGTTCAAATCTCCTaccccaactatcaaattattaaaataaaataaaataaaaagaattgtcCAACTTTTTAACTGGATATGAATATAGAGGTTTATTAAACAtatcaagttaaaaaaatactaattggCGGGATCAAAACTATAAGGAATAAAAGTAAACATTGACTTAAGGTTGGGAGCACTTATCTTATGCATTCATCAGTTGCAAGCAGAAGCCACATGCCTATAGACCGCACGAGAGACATCTGTTGCAAAAAGGGTTTTCACAAGATACC
This genomic interval carries:
- the LOC142621202 gene encoding mitogen-activated protein kinase kinase kinase 20-like translates to MGGIKRSREDYIAGGEVSLGYRAPSWSRGQLLGRGGFGSVFVAKLKKPCLGFPPIMAVKSENTTSGPSSLSIEQQFLQALKGCPNVIQYFGSDITTTSSGDIIHNVFLELASGSLADFIKKYGSGTGMPEVLVRNCTRSILIGLKQIHDRGFVHCDIKPHNVLLVPNGDGYVAKVADFGLAKRQNARDASGVRGTHLFFSPEMVRYGIQEAPSDIWALGCSVLMMLTGKPPWASTPKSELMSRIATESPTIPPHISKAAQNFLSCCFVRHPVKRLTATELLRHIFLLESDEGDEVYIQEKAKVSDEKSLEVKAKVSDEKSLEVKPQSQRCPSALPSFIPVPSSSSEEEEEDIPAAVKRTCYRQIHPVAIMGCQPPVTFTVRAN